Sequence from the Candidatus Omnitrophota bacterium genome:
CAGGCAAAACCTGCTGGGCAGGGAAGGAACGGGTTTTGTGATCGCGCTTCAGACGTTTGATAAATCCCGGCCGGGCATAGCTGCCCAGGCAGTGGGGATTGCCCAGGGAGTGCTTGACCTGACCGTTGAATACGCCCGGGAAAGACGGCAGTTCGGCAAGTCGATCAGCTCTTTTCAGGGTATTCAGTTTATGCTGGCGGATATGGCTACCCAAATCGAAGCAGCCCGGGCATTGACTTATGCCGCAGCCCGGGAAATAGATGCCGGCGTAAAAAAGATTTCCATGGATTCAGCCATGTCAAAACTATTCGCCTCTGATGTGGCAATGAAGGTTGCTGTTGACTGCGTCCAGATATTCGGCGGTTATGGCTATATGAAGGATTATCCGATAGAAAAGTATATGCGCGATGCCAAGATCACCCAGATTTACGAAGGCACTAACCAGATTCAGAGAAACATCATCGCGTCACACCTGATTAAAGAAGCTGTAAAAAGATAAGCTAAGCTGTGGGTTATGAACTCAAAACCCACAGATCACAGCCCAAAGCCCAAAGCTCACAGTCCAAAGCCCAAAGCTCACAGCCCAAAGCTCAAAGCCCAAAGCCCAAAACATGAATATAATCGTTTGCATCAAACAAGTTCCCGAAACAACAGATGTAAGAATAGACCCCGGGACAAATACCCTCATCAGAGAAGGGGTTAAAAGCATTATCAACCCCTTTGATATGTATGCTATTGAAGAGGCCTTGCGGTTGAAGGAACGCGCGGGAGGAGAGGTAACCGTTTTAACCATGGGTCCTCCTCAGGCAGAATCTGCCCTGCGGGAAGCTATTGGTTTAGGTTCTGACAAAGGAATTCTTTTATCAGACAGGGCATTTGCCGGGGCAGATACCCTGGCAACCAGTTATACCCTGGCCCGGGCGATTAAAAAATTGGGCGATTTTAATCTGATAATCTGCGGCAAACAGGCCTCAGACGGAGATACTGCCCAGGTAGGCCCGGGTATCTCAGTCCACCTCAATATTCCCCAGATAACCTATGTCAAAAAAATAGAAGAGATCAATAAAGATTTTATCCGCGCCGAGCGGATGACCGAACACGGTTTTGAAATTATTAAATCTCCTTTACCCTGTTTGCTGACCGTGGTCAAAGAAATAAATGAGCCCCGGATCTCATCTTTAAAAGGCATGCTCAGGGCGAAAAAAGCGGAAATAATCAAATGGTCAAGCAAAGATCTCCCGGTTGAGCCTGACAGGATCGGACTTGAAGGATCTCCCACCCAGGTGGTCAGGATTTTTACCCCTCCGTCCCGGGAGGCCGGCGAGATTTTCAGCGGTGAGATTCACGAGGCGGTGGATAAGCTGGTTGAGGTTTTAAAGAAAGATGTTTTTATTTGCCATCCTGCGGCTTGACCGCAGGATCCAGACTGCTTTCAGTGTTTGTCATTCTTCGGGAGTTTTGAATTGCTCTTGACAACCTCCTCTTTATAGGATATACTTAAAGTAGCTACAAATGTAGCTACGAAAGGAGGGAAGTTAACATGAAATTCGTTAATGTAAGAGAGTTAAAAAATAAAACTTCAGCCGTGCTTCATTATACTGAAAATAATGGGGATGTGATTGTCACTTTAAGAGGGAAACCCTGTGTGGTCATACATCACATTTCCGGGGACGAACTGGAGGATTATATTCTTCTTAATCACCCTGAATTCAAAAAGAAACTTAAAAAAGCTTACCAGGAGTATTTGTCCGGAGAAACCGTAGATATTGACAAGCTCATTGAAAAGGCAGAGAAAGACGTTGGAAGAATTTAAAGTTGTCTTTACCAAAGTTGCTCGAAAGGATCTCAATGGGCTTGATGCTGAAATACGGCTTAATATCCTGCAGGCAGCGAAACATCTAAAAACAGCTCCGTTTCCCAGGGGCAGTATTATCAAGAAATTTAAGGGTATTAAAATTCCCCTGTATCGTTTGAGAGCCGGAAACTTCCGGATTGTTTATCATATAGACGGTAAAAACGTAGCCGTCCTTTTTATTGTGGATAGAAAGGATTTGGAGAAAAAATTAAAGGCATTGTTGTGAAACTTTGCAAAATGTAGACAGGTTAAGTCTATGATAAAAATAATCAAAGAAAAATGTACCGGCTGCGGGCTCTGTGTCCGGGTCTGCCCGTATAACGCCGTCGAGCTTATCAATAAACTGCCGGTAATCAAAGATAACTGCACATATTGCGGTGAATGTGTAAGGGCTTGTAAGTTCGGGGCAATACTGCTGGAGAAGCCGGAAAAAATAAAAACAGATCCTAAAGATTACAGCGGGGTCTGGGTATTTTGCGAACAGAAAAAAGGAGCAATCCAGTCTGTATCTTATGAATTGCTGGGAGAAGGAAGGAAATTAGCCGATACGTTAAGCACCGGGCTCTGCGGTGTGTTGCTGGGAGATAACATCAGGGATAAAGCCAATGAACTCATCTGGCGGGGGGCGGATAAGGTTTACCTGGTTTCTTCTCCGGAATTGACAGATTACCGGCCCGATCCTTACACCGATATACTGACCGGCCTCATTCAAAAACATAAACCGGAGATAGTGCTGGCCGGAGCTAGTTCCATCGGCCGCTCGTTAATTCCCCGGGTAGCGGTCAATGTCCGGGCCGGCCTGACCGCTGACTGCACCGGGCTGGAAATCGATGAGGAGAAAAAAATACTTCTCCAGACCAGGCCTGCTTTTGGCGGAAATATCATGGCAACTATAATTTCGCCAAATCACAGGCCCCAGATGGCAACCGTGCGCCATAAGGTAATGAAAGAATCTGAGTTAAATAAAGGGCTTAGCGGAGAGGTGATAGAGGTTGAAGCCAGCGAAGCGTCTTTAAGGTCAAGGACAGAACTTTTAAAACAGGTTGAAGAGGTTGAAAAAACAGTCAACCTTGCCGAGGCGAACGTTATTGTTTCCGGAGGCAGGGGGATAAAGGGCCCTGAAAATTTCAGTTTGCTTGAGCAGTTAGCTCTTACCCTGGGTGGAGCCCTCGGCGCGTCCCGGGCGGCAGTGGACAGCGGCTGGATCCCTTATTCGCATCAGGTCGGCCAAACAGGTAAAACGGTTTGTCCGAAGGTATATATTGCCTGCGGGATTTCCGGCGCTATTCAGCATTTGATTGGAATGCAATCATCTGATATAATTATAGCTATTAATAGAGATCCCCATGCGCCGATATTCAAGACAGCCACT
This genomic interval carries:
- a CDS encoding electron transfer flavoprotein subunit beta/FixA family protein — its product is MNIIVCIKQVPETTDVRIDPGTNTLIREGVKSIINPFDMYAIEEALRLKERAGGEVTVLTMGPPQAESALREAIGLGSDKGILLSDRAFAGADTLATSYTLARAIKKLGDFNLIICGKQASDGDTAQVGPGISVHLNIPQITYVKKIEEINKDFIRAERMTEHGFEIIKSPLPCLLTVVKEINEPRISSLKGMLRAKKAEIIKWSSKDLPVEPDRIGLEGSPTQVVRIFTPPSREAGEIFSGEIHEAVDKLVEVLKKDVFICHPAA
- a CDS encoding type II toxin-antitoxin system prevent-host-death family antitoxin → MKFVNVRELKNKTSAVLHYTENNGDVIVTLRGKPCVVIHHISGDELEDYILLNHPEFKKKLKKAYQEYLSGETVDIDKLIEKAEKDVGRI
- a CDS encoding type II toxin-antitoxin system RelE/ParE family toxin yields the protein MKRQRKTLEEFKVVFTKVARKDLNGLDAEIRLNILQAAKHLKTAPFPRGSIIKKFKGIKIPLYRLRAGNFRIVYHIDGKNVAVLFIVDRKDLEKKLKALL
- a CDS encoding electron transfer flavoprotein subunit alpha, which codes for MIKIIKEKCTGCGLCVRVCPYNAVELINKLPVIKDNCTYCGECVRACKFGAILLEKPEKIKTDPKDYSGVWVFCEQKKGAIQSVSYELLGEGRKLADTLSTGLCGVLLGDNIRDKANELIWRGADKVYLVSSPELTDYRPDPYTDILTGLIQKHKPEIVLAGASSIGRSLIPRVAVNVRAGLTADCTGLEIDEEKKILLQTRPAFGGNIMATIISPNHRPQMATVRHKVMKESELNKGLSGEVIEVEASEASLRSRTELLKQVEEVEKTVNLAEANVIVSGGRGIKGPENFSLLEQLALTLGGALGASRAAVDSGWIPYSHQVGQTGKTVCPKVYIACGISGAIQHLIGMQSSDIIIAINRDPHAPIFKTATYGIVGDLFEVVPLLIKRFKEVLK